The genomic region CATCGTCTTTCACGACAATATTAAAGCCATTGAGAATGTTCAGTATGCTCTTCCTAGAGCAATTGATCAACTACAAAGTAAGGGATTTAATTTCGCTAGCTTTTAATCCTCCAAGCTAGCGGAGTCGTCAATCTCAACAACAAATTCTTTTACTCCAGCTACCGAGAAATAGCCTAGAGCACCATTACTGATGTTGGAGGTAGGATTAGCTGGTGATGCACTTCCTGGATTGGTTGACTGATACTCCGACCAGTATTTATAAACATCCTTTGCAATACAGTAACGACGGACGCGGACTTTATCGCCGTTTTCTATCTCCGCATTTCTGCCACCTATTTGATGCGTAACATGTAAACCATCATTAAACTTATCCGAATAGGCAGAGTTGAATTGCATGGGAGTGGAATTATCTCCCGCACTTTGAATCTCAACATTATACTTATAATAGTTTTCTACGCCTTCTGGATCATCAAAGCACAGATTAACAAAATAGTAATCTTCATTGAAGATATTCTCCTTCGTAACTTTGACAGAGTCTACTTCGACATAGTTCGGCATGCGCGTCTTCGAGCTATAAGTTTGTCCATCCACCGAAACATTTAGTGTGTATTCTTGTTGCGCAATGACGCCCATGTTGCTATGCGAATAACGTCCTCCACCAATAGATTCAAAATTATAGGTTCTACCTGAAGATGTTACGACACTGACCACAGCGTTATCAACGGGTTCAAAAGCTCGGTTCTCATCAAAAGCGACTGTCCTAGAGACCACAATCTCCTGATTCCTATCGAAGTTATTCAAATCCGCTTCTATCACAACTTTCGCATTTGCGGTATTCAAATCTACATCAATCTTCTCTTCGCAAGAAGCGAAACTAAGTACAATTAGAATTGACAATAAGTATATCTGTATGCTTCGCATCTTTTAAAATTTAAAGTTCCAAGTAACTGAAGGGATGATTCCGAACAATGCAATCTTATAGGCTTCCGTCACATTAGGATTTTGTTCATTCTCTCTAAAATCAATGATATAAGCATTCTTTCGGTTATACACATTGTAAATTCCGAAAGACCAGCTTGAATTAAAACGCTTGTTTTCCTTGTTCGGTTCATAATTGGCCGACAAATCCAAACGATGGTAATTCGGCATCCTGTAGCCGTTTCTTTCGGTATAATAGAACATTGTCGTCCCATCGATCTGATACTTTCCACTTGGGAAAGTGATCGCATTTCCGGTATTAAATACAAAGGTTGCTCCTAAGTTCCAACTTTTAGATAATTGATACATTCCTACGACCGACACATCGTGTGTTCTATCCTGTCGCGCTGCAAACCAGTTGCCATCGTTAATACCATCAAACTGTCGTTCGCTACGTCCCAAAGTGTAAGATATCCAACCATTCAGCTTTCCTTTATTCTTACGCACAAGAAACTCAACCCCATACGATCTTCCAATTCCAAACAACAGCTCCCCTTCCAGGTATTTGTTCGCTTGCAAATCGGCTCCATTTCTAAAATCTATCTGATTATCCATGAACTTATAGAAGGTTTCTACGGAAAGCTCATATGCATCATTGTTCAAGTTACGGAAGTAACCCAAAGCTACTTGATCAGCAATTTGCGGTTTGATGTTTAAGCTACTCAACACATATTGATCGGTCGGAAGACTCGAAGTTGTGTTTGTCAGCTGATGTAGATTCTGTGCAATGCGGTTATAGCTGGCTTTGATACTATTTTGGGGATTTAAGATGTAGGCCATCGACGCTCGTGGCTCCAAATTGAAATGATGCTTAATAATCGAGCTGCCATACAGCGCTTCATCCGTCGGCTCGCCATCTTGATCAAAGGAATAGAAAGTACCAGGCCCCAACACCATGAAATCGTTCAAACGAAGTCCATAAATAAGTGACAATTGTTCAAACGGCTTCCACTCATGGGAAACATAGGCAGCAGCTTCAATTCCTTGACGCTTCTCGATATTAATAGAATTCACCGCCGACTCACTGCTGGCGTTTAAACTAGCCGGTAGGACTTGCTGGCGCAACACATTCAATCCAAACTTTAAAGTATTGTTGTTGGAGGAATAATAAGAGAAATCCTGCTTCAGGTTCCAATTTCTAATCTTTGAGGCTATCTTAAAATCCGAATCATCATTATTGACTTTCACATTATAGGTAAAATCACTATAAATCATAGTGGTATTGCTGAATAGCTTTTCATTAAAAATATGATTCCAGCGAACGGTAGCAGTTGCATTTCCCCAGTCGAAACCAAACAGATCACCATATCCTAATTCATCCTTCCCGAAATAACCAGAAAGGTAAACTGTATTCCGCTCATTGAGCTTATAGTTCATCTTTGCGTTCAGATCATAGAAATACAAGCGACTTTTCTTCACAGTCTCATCTTTGGAAGCTTTCAGGAACATATCAGCATAGGTTCTGCGCCCGCTTAACATGAATGAACTCTTATCTTTAACGATTGGCCCTTCAAGTTTTAATCTCGATGCGATCAAACCTATTCCACCTTCGGCTGCAAACTTTTTATTGTTTCCATCCAACATGGAGATATCCATGACAGAAGAAATTCTCCCGCCGTATTGCGCAGGAATTCCACCTTTGTAAAGATTAACATCCTTTATCGCATCGGAGTTGAATGTAGAAAAAAAGCCAAGCAAATGAGATGCATTATATACGGTCGCTTCATCCAGTAAGATCAGGTTCTGATCGCCTGCGCCACCTCGAACGTAAAAGTTAGAACTTCCTTCACCACCGGAGGCAACCCCTGGCATCAACTGAATAGTCTTCAAGATATCTTTCTCTCCAAATAGAATCGGAACATTCTTCAGTTCCTCCATGGTAAACTTCAAGTTACCCATTTGCGGACTCGCTACATTTTCATTCTGACGCTTCCCGGAAACAACAACTTCCTCGATTGTCGTGGAGTTGTCGTTCAGCTCAAAGTCTAGCTTCCTATTCTCTGTAAGCGTAATGGATTGTGAAATACCGTTATAGCCTATATAGGATACCTCGATTAGATGCTCGCCAGCGGGCAGGGTAATGGAATAGAAACCATAATTATTGGAG from Sphingobacterium sp. BN32 harbors:
- a CDS encoding TonB-dependent receptor, with protein sequence MLIDYKKCTFLLVCLLSVLSTFGQEKITLSGIIKDVNSGETLIGALIRIQDANVSGYSNNYGFYSITLPAGEHLIEVSYIGYNGISQSITLTENRKLDFELNDNSTTIEEVVVSGKRQNENVASPQMGNLKFTMEELKNVPILFGEKDILKTIQLMPGVASGGEGSSNFYVRGGAGDQNLILLDEATVYNASHLLGFFSTFNSDAIKDVNLYKGGIPAQYGGRISSVMDISMLDGNNKKFAAEGGIGLIASRLKLEGPIVKDKSSFMLSGRRTYADMFLKASKDETVKKSRLYFYDLNAKMNYKLNERNTVYLSGYFGKDELGYGDLFGFDWGNATATVRWNHIFNEKLFSNTTMIYSDFTYNVKVNNDDSDFKIASKIRNWNLKQDFSYYSSNNNTLKFGLNVLRQQVLPASLNASSESAVNSINIEKRQGIEAAAYVSHEWKPFEQLSLIYGLRLNDFMVLGPGTFYSFDQDGEPTDEALYGSSIIKHHFNLEPRASMAYILNPQNSIKASYNRIAQNLHQLTNTTSSLPTDQYVLSSLNIKPQIADQVALGYFRNLNNDAYELSVETFYKFMDNQIDFRNGADLQANKYLEGELLFGIGRSYGVEFLVRKNKGKLNGWISYTLGRSERQFDGINDGNWFAARQDRTHDVSVVGMYQLSKSWNLGATFVFNTGNAITFPSGKYQIDGTTMFYYTERNGYRMPNYHRLDLSANYEPNKENKRFNSSWSFGIYNVYNRKNAYIIDFRENEQNPNVTEAYKIALFGIIPSVTWNFKF
- a CDS encoding DUF4249 domain-containing protein — translated: MRSIQIYLLSILIVLSFASCEEKIDVDLNTANAKVVIEADLNNFDRNQEIVVSRTVAFDENRAFEPVDNAVVSVVTSSGRTYNFESIGGGRYSHSNMGVIAQQEYTLNVSVDGQTYSSKTRMPNYVEVDSVKVTKENIFNEDYYFVNLCFDDPEGVENYYKYNVEIQSAGDNSTPMQFNSAYSDKFNDGLHVTHQIGGRNAEIENGDKVRVRRYCIAKDVYKYWSEYQSTNPGSASPANPTSNISNGALGYFSVAGVKEFVVEIDDSASLED